Proteins found in one Pseudomonas mosselii genomic segment:
- the cobF gene encoding precorrin-6A synthase (deacetylating), producing the protein MKQLLLIGIGPGDPRQVTYEAVEALRRATVFFVLDKGADKDELVRLRRVIIERYRPEGGYRLVQVEDPRRDGQAPDYVGAVQDWHVQRAALYARLIEDELGAADTGAFLLWGEPGLYDSTLRILDLVRERGVALALQVIPGISSIQALAARHQIPLNRIGEPLTVLPGRRLGEQARIDNVLVMLDGQCAFADLDDPQLVIYWGAYLGTPDELLVSGPLLAVKARIIQLREEARRRKGWIMDTYLLRREG; encoded by the coding sequence ATGAAACAGCTTCTACTGATCGGCATCGGGCCGGGCGATCCGCGCCAGGTCACCTATGAGGCGGTGGAGGCCCTGCGCCGCGCCACGGTGTTCTTCGTCCTCGACAAGGGGGCTGACAAGGACGAACTGGTGCGCCTGCGCCGGGTCATTATCGAGCGCTACCGGCCCGAGGGCGGCTACCGCCTGGTGCAGGTCGAGGACCCCCGTCGGGACGGTCAGGCGCCGGACTATGTCGGTGCCGTGCAGGACTGGCACGTCCAGCGCGCCGCGTTGTACGCCCGCCTGATCGAGGATGAACTGGGCGCCGCCGACACCGGTGCCTTCCTGCTGTGGGGCGAGCCCGGGTTGTACGACAGCACCCTGCGCATCCTCGACCTGGTGCGCGAGCGAGGCGTGGCGCTGGCCTTGCAGGTGATTCCCGGCATCAGCAGCATCCAGGCCCTGGCCGCCCGCCACCAGATCCCCCTCAACCGCATCGGCGAGCCGCTGACCGTGTTGCCGGGGCGACGCCTGGGCGAACAGGCGCGGATCGACAACGTGCTGGTGATGCTCGACGGCCAGTGCGCCTTTGCCGACCTGGACGACCCGCAATTGGTGATCTATTGGGGCGCCTACCTGGGCACGCCGGACGAGTTGCTGGTCAGCGGGCCGTTGCTGGCGGTGAAGGCACGCATCATCCAGTTGCGCGAGGAGGCGCGGCGGCGCAAGGGGTGGATCATGGATACCTATCTGTTGCGCAGGGAGGGGTAG
- a CDS encoding STN domain-containing protein, with the protein MRALLVAGVLMLAGLLAAPGLRGQPLLTLDIPAQALDRALDSFGQQSGLAVLVDQALLAGQRSSPVVGRYPAREGLQRLLQGTGLQASYSDGGFTLQPLRLRGTPARGRAGGLSPGSYALALQHAVERALCASPLTRPGAYRAALQVWIDVNGQLVQSRLLASTGDFTRDAALVERLRTVRLEQAPPTSLAQPLTLLLRPEPMDCPLSQGAAAA; encoded by the coding sequence GTGCGTGCATTGCTCGTGGCCGGCGTGCTGATGCTGGCCGGGTTGCTGGCGGCTCCCGGTCTGCGCGGCCAGCCGTTGCTGACCCTGGATATCCCGGCGCAGGCGCTGGACCGGGCGCTGGACAGCTTCGGCCAACAGAGTGGCCTGGCCGTGCTGGTCGACCAGGCCTTGCTCGCCGGTCAGCGCTCCAGCCCGGTCGTGGGCCGTTATCCGGCGCGCGAAGGCCTGCAGCGACTGCTGCAGGGCACCGGTCTGCAGGCGAGCTACAGCGACGGCGGCTTCACCCTGCAACCGTTGCGCCTGCGCGGCACACCCGCACGCGGTCGCGCCGGTGGCTTGTCACCGGGCAGTTATGCGCTGGCGCTGCAACACGCGGTCGAACGCGCCCTGTGCGCCTCGCCACTGACCCGGCCGGGCGCTTACCGGGCGGCCTTGCAGGTGTGGATCGATGTCAACGGCCAGCTGGTGCAGAGCCGCCTGCTGGCCTCGACCGGCGATTTCACCCGCGACGCAGCGCTCGTCGAGCGCCTGCGCACGGTGCGCCTGGAACAGGCGCCGCCGACATCCCTGGCGCAGCCGCTGACCCTGCTGCTGCGTCCGGAACCTATGGATTGCCCACTTTCGCAAGGAGCTGCGGCGGCATGA
- a CDS encoding RNA polymerase sigma factor: MNKPRDSALVKLFLTSYDAFRVRLRRRLGSDDLANDVLQETYLRVDRMDATHDLQRPGAYLYRMALNVAADRREADARLLTGAEIEALLQVAEDQDPARIVGGQREIQNLLGALYELPARRRRIFIAARLEEASHLEISQRFGISTRTVEKELKAALGHCAMRLDRKVFQRFGPGAGKPS, translated from the coding sequence ATGAACAAACCTCGGGACAGTGCGCTGGTCAAGCTGTTTCTGACCTCCTACGACGCCTTCAGGGTACGCCTGAGGCGTCGACTCGGTTCTGATGACCTGGCCAACGACGTGCTGCAGGAAACCTACCTGCGGGTTGACCGCATGGACGCGACGCACGACCTGCAACGCCCTGGCGCCTACCTGTACCGCATGGCACTGAACGTCGCCGCCGACCGCCGCGAGGCCGACGCCCGGCTGCTCACCGGCGCCGAGATCGAGGCGTTGCTGCAGGTGGCCGAGGACCAGGACCCGGCGCGCATCGTCGGCGGCCAGCGCGAGATCCAGAACCTGCTGGGCGCCCTCTACGAACTGCCGGCCCGGCGCCGGCGGATCTTCATCGCCGCTCGCCTGGAGGAGGCGTCGCACCTGGAAATCTCCCAGCGCTTCGGCATCTCCACGCGCACGGTGGAAAAGGAACTCAAGGCGGCGCTGGGGCATTGCGCGATGCGCCTGGATAGAAAAGTGTTTCAGCGGTTCGGTCCCGGCGCGGGAAAACCGTCTTGA
- a CDS encoding FecR family protein produces MSQIPPDPDLQRQAQDWLLRLTSGQATQADARALRQWCARSPAHAQAFAQARQLWHLLGPAARQAGQGAPLLGRRALLGGALAASVALVVWRGGLLEAAMAPAPAFATEVGEQQRVELAPGIKLELNVRTRVSRELEGIALLAGEIEVQAGKPLQVRAQDGVISTEQARFNVREDDEGVCVTCLGGELRVAFQGRVEALPAGRQLRYGAQGIGVPEPFDPGQVMAWRERMLVFRDAPLARVIDEINRYRPGRLVLLNPTLGRRRVQARFSFDQLRQAAELIRVAYGARCLELPGGVVLVS; encoded by the coding sequence ATGTCCCAGATTCCGCCCGATCCCGACTTGCAGCGCCAGGCCCAGGACTGGCTGTTGCGGCTGACGTCCGGCCAGGCCACCCAGGCCGATGCCCGGGCCCTGCGCCAGTGGTGCGCGCGCAGCCCGGCGCATGCCCAGGCCTTTGCCCAAGCACGCCAACTCTGGCATTTGCTCGGCCCTGCGGCACGGCAGGCGGGGCAGGGTGCGCCGTTGCTCGGTCGCCGGGCGTTGCTGGGTGGCGCGCTGGCGGCGTCGGTGGCGCTGGTGGTCTGGCGCGGCGGCCTGCTCGAGGCGGCCATGGCGCCAGCACCGGCGTTTGCCACCGAGGTCGGCGAGCAACAACGGGTGGAGCTGGCGCCGGGGATCAAGCTTGAGCTGAACGTGCGTACCCGGGTCAGCCGCGAACTTGAGGGTATCGCACTGCTGGCCGGCGAAATCGAGGTGCAGGCCGGCAAGCCCTTGCAGGTGCGGGCGCAGGATGGGGTGATCAGCACCGAGCAGGCCCGATTCAACGTGCGTGAGGACGATGAAGGTGTCTGCGTGACTTGCCTGGGGGGTGAGTTGCGCGTGGCCTTCCAGGGGCGCGTCGAGGCGCTGCCGGCGGGCCGTCAGTTGCGCTATGGCGCCCAAGGCATCGGTGTGCCCGAACCGTTCGATCCGGGCCAGGTGATGGCCTGGCGCGAGCGCATGCTGGTATTTCGCGATGCGCCATTGGCCCGGGTGATCGATGAGATCAACCGCTACCGTCCTGGTCGCCTGGTGTTGCTCAACCCCACGCTAGGGCGCCGACGGGTGCAGGCGCGGTTCAGTTTCGACCAGTTGCGCCAGGCCGCCGAACTGATCCGTGTCGCCTATGGTGCCCGCTGTCTGGAGCTGCCGGGCGGCGTGGTGCTGGTCAGTTGA
- a CDS encoding type II secretion system protein GspJ translates to MNRQAGFTLIEVMIAILLMAVVSLIAWRGLDSVSRADRHVREASEDQQAILRVFQQLERDLALRATVELVEPTLPGREPPGKPLLPAVRARADRLELVRSGAVSGSGLQRVRWYVRGGTLYRAAAPLRERFALPAPKVAVAVLDNVSAFDLRSWQAKGGWRAPASEADDNPIGLEVRLTRRGPQGEERYRQVLGPFN, encoded by the coding sequence ATGAACCGGCAGGCGGGCTTCACCCTGATCGAAGTGATGATCGCCATCCTGCTGATGGCGGTGGTCAGCCTGATCGCCTGGCGCGGGCTGGACAGCGTCAGCCGCGCCGACCGGCATGTGCGTGAGGCCAGCGAAGACCAACAGGCGATCCTGAGGGTGTTCCAGCAACTGGAACGCGACCTGGCTCTGCGCGCCACCGTCGAGCTGGTCGAGCCGACCCTGCCCGGCCGCGAACCGCCTGGCAAGCCGTTGCTGCCCGCGGTGCGCGCCCGTGCCGACCGGCTTGAGCTGGTGCGCTCCGGCGCCGTCTCTGGCAGCGGTCTGCAACGGGTGCGCTGGTACGTGCGTGGCGGCACCTTGTATCGCGCCGCCGCGCCGCTGCGCGAGCGCTTTGCGCTGCCCGCGCCCAAGGTCGCGGTGGCGGTGCTGGATAACGTAAGCGCCTTCGACCTGCGCAGCTGGCAAGCCAAGGGCGGCTGGCGCGCACCGGCCAGCGAGGCCGACGACAACCCCATTGGTCTCGAGGTGCGACTTACCCGCCGCGGCCCTCAGGGCGAGGAGCGTTATCGCCAGGTATTGGGGCCGTTCAACTGA
- the gspH gene encoding type II secretion system minor pseudopilin GspH, protein MNGQRGFTLIELMVVLVIVGIASAAISLNIRPDPGKHLRADAERLARLLELAQSEAQADGQPLRWHSDRDGYRFIRADGQILADGPLKPRSWQAEAVKVQSEPRGAVWLDGEWIGTPLTLRLRSGALRVELARNAAGQVRVSQP, encoded by the coding sequence GTGAACGGACAACGTGGTTTCACCCTGATCGAACTGATGGTGGTGCTGGTGATCGTCGGTATCGCCAGCGCCGCCATCAGCCTGAACATCCGCCCCGACCCGGGCAAGCACCTGCGCGCCGACGCCGAGCGCCTTGCGCGCCTGCTGGAACTGGCGCAGAGCGAAGCCCAGGCCGATGGCCAGCCGCTGCGCTGGCACAGCGACCGCGACGGCTACCGCTTCATCCGCGCCGACGGCCAGATACTTGCTGACGGCCCACTCAAGCCGCGCAGCTGGCAGGCCGAGGCGGTCAAGGTGCAAAGCGAGCCCCGCGGCGCGGTATGGCTCGATGGCGAGTGGATCGGCACGCCACTGACCCTGCGCCTGCGCAGCGGCGCGCTGCGGGTGGAGCTGGCGCGCAACGCCGCCGGCCAGGTGCGGGTCAGCCAGCCATGA
- a CDS encoding general secretion pathway protein GspC, with amino-acid sequence MRIVHPNLSLGPLLQGLGLLALIAGLVTWTSLLLQPSPGVASLQPAEALTPSETPAGRWFADLPLQAQIQVSGVMAGSQGAVAIVSIDGGPARAVRSGEELARGVRLVAIEGRGLVIERGGQHSRVEVPVLAQASFWGQAPQPSAN; translated from the coding sequence ATGCGTATTGTCCATCCCAACCTTTCCCTCGGCCCATTGTTGCAGGGGCTGGGGTTGCTGGCCCTGATCGCCGGCCTTGTGACCTGGACCAGCCTGTTGCTGCAGCCCTCGCCGGGCGTAGCCTCGCTGCAGCCTGCCGAGGCCCTGACACCCAGTGAAACACCGGCCGGGCGTTGGTTCGCCGACCTGCCGTTGCAGGCGCAGATCCAGGTCAGTGGGGTGATGGCCGGCAGCCAGGGCGCGGTGGCCATCGTCAGCATCGACGGCGGCCCGGCGCGTGCCGTGCGCAGTGGCGAGGAACTGGCCCGCGGCGTGCGCCTGGTGGCCATCGAAGGCCGCGGCCTGGTGATCGAGCGCGGCGGCCAGCACAGCCGCGTCGAGGTGCCGGTATTGGCGCAGGCGTCGTTCTGGGGGCAGGCGCCTCAGCCTTCGGCGAACTGA
- a CDS encoding GNAT family N-acetyltransferase, producing MPVTIRPAVRGDAAQILAFITELADYERARHEVVATLADIEHSLFDASSTVRSLVCERDGQAIGFAVYFYSYSTWLGRNGIYLEDLYVTPQQRGDGAGRKLLRHIAREAVENGCGRLEWSVLDWNEPAIGFYRSLGAEPQDEWIRYRLDGERLRQFAEG from the coding sequence ATGCCCGTGACCATCCGCCCCGCAGTTCGCGGCGACGCCGCCCAGATCCTGGCCTTCATCACCGAACTGGCCGACTACGAGCGCGCCCGCCACGAAGTCGTGGCGACCCTCGCCGACATCGAGCACAGCCTGTTCGACGCGAGCAGCACGGTGCGCAGCCTGGTCTGCGAGCGCGACGGCCAGGCCATCGGTTTCGCCGTCTACTTCTACAGCTACTCCACCTGGCTGGGGCGCAACGGCATCTACCTCGAGGATCTCTACGTCACGCCTCAGCAGCGCGGCGACGGTGCCGGGCGCAAGCTGCTGCGGCATATCGCCCGCGAGGCGGTGGAGAATGGCTGCGGTCGCCTGGAATGGAGCGTGCTGGATTGGAACGAGCCAGCCATCGGTTTCTACCGCTCGCTGGGCGCCGAGCCGCAGGACGAGTGGATCCGCTACCGCCTCGACGGCGAGCGCCTGCGTCAGTTCGCCGAAGGCTGA